Proteins from a single region of Crassaminicella profunda:
- a CDS encoding baseplate J/gp47 family protein has protein sequence MLPLPNLDDQEFIDILEESKKLIPRYAPQWTDENVHDPGITFLELFAWLKEMQQYYMDQISQKSKYKFLKLLGVKPFCASPSKINVEVEFKSMKPCILLPQKLKFLAEDIHFEIEKEVKLYNNIIEKIIVVNEGIFKDVTNINIDREIAYYAFGKNPKVGNEIYIGMHNPLWLKDKVSIFFHIYDEYNIKRNKIPRDFEKLAQINWKIYGNQEGKEDWYSLEILEDDTHSFLQSGNITFKEVPHIEQERRCLFEKEELYWIKGELHQSFYDVSPKIEKVSFNVFEAIQKNTYCEYIDVPMQNLEQGMVKIDSYLGIYGDTQVQMKVKDHEWIFVDEFVKKDIDEKNNVCIIEIDKKIINKMNLLDQSWWRMIHYDKEFKQKRIIGESNGLPNQIIELPDKEIVYDDFQLQVGRINEEHQYIWEDWEKVEDLETSKPRDSHYMLDEDLGIIQFGDNEHGKIPYIGQQNIAVIAYGISNGEQGNIKTKDLMIVSNEEYIEEIKANNCGLIQIGKDKETIEEAKLRMEKELNGSYRAITEVDYENIVLSTPGLRIARVKVLSLYRPGLLGYPNKKAENCITLVVVPYSDEERPILNKMQKLNIQKYINEYRLITTEVHVMSPKYIGITVYGEVVVKPYYRNGIESIKKELKKFLNPIDSIHQKNQWQFGDTVHRGKLYDLVNGLGCIEYVKRLSISASGTEFHKNSNGDIEIPYYGLAYFKECYIEMVVDE, from the coding sequence ATGTTACCTTTACCCAATCTTGATGACCAAGAATTTATAGATATTTTAGAGGAATCAAAAAAATTGATCCCTAGATATGCTCCACAGTGGACGGATGAGAATGTTCATGATCCGGGGATAACCTTTTTAGAGTTGTTTGCTTGGTTAAAAGAGATGCAACAATATTATATGGACCAAATTAGTCAAAAAAGTAAATATAAATTTTTAAAGCTTTTAGGAGTAAAACCTTTTTGTGCATCTCCTTCTAAAATAAATGTGGAAGTAGAATTTAAAAGCATGAAACCTTGTATCCTATTGCCTCAAAAGTTAAAATTTTTAGCTGAAGATATTCACTTTGAAATAGAAAAAGAAGTGAAATTATATAACAATATAATCGAAAAAATCATTGTGGTAAATGAGGGGATTTTTAAAGATGTAACCAATATAAATATTGATCGAGAGATTGCTTATTATGCTTTTGGGAAAAATCCTAAAGTAGGAAATGAAATATATATAGGAATGCACAATCCATTATGGTTAAAGGATAAGGTATCTATATTCTTCCATATTTACGATGAATATAATATAAAAAGAAACAAAATCCCAAGAGATTTTGAGAAACTTGCTCAGATAAATTGGAAAATTTATGGAAATCAGGAGGGCAAGGAAGATTGGTATTCTTTAGAAATACTAGAAGATGATACACATTCTTTTTTACAAAGCGGAAATATAACTTTTAAAGAAGTTCCTCATATAGAACAAGAAAGAAGATGTTTATTTGAAAAAGAAGAGTTGTATTGGATAAAAGGAGAATTGCATCAGAGCTTTTATGATGTATCGCCTAAAATTGAAAAGGTTAGCTTTAATGTATTTGAAGCAATTCAAAAAAATACATATTGTGAATATATAGATGTACCTATGCAAAATTTAGAACAGGGAATGGTGAAAATAGACTCGTATTTAGGAATATATGGAGACACTCAAGTGCAAATGAAAGTAAAGGACCATGAGTGGATATTTGTTGATGAGTTTGTAAAAAAAGATATTGATGAGAAAAATAATGTTTGTATCATAGAAATAGATAAAAAAATAATCAATAAAATGAATTTATTAGATCAATCATGGTGGAGAATGATTCATTATGATAAGGAATTTAAACAAAAAAGAATAATAGGAGAAAGTAATGGATTACCTAATCAAATCATTGAATTACCAGATAAAGAAATCGTATATGATGATTTTCAACTACAAGTAGGAAGAATAAATGAAGAGCATCAATATATATGGGAAGATTGGGAAAAAGTAGAAGACTTAGAGACATCAAAACCAAGAGATTCTCATTATATGTTAGATGAAGACCTAGGGATTATCCAGTTTGGAGATAATGAACATGGAAAAATTCCTTATATAGGACAGCAAAATATAGCTGTTATTGCCTATGGAATTAGTAATGGAGAGCAGGGAAATATTAAGACAAAAGATTTGATGATAGTATCCAATGAGGAATATATAGAAGAGATCAAAGCAAATAATTGTGGATTGATACAAATAGGAAAAGATAAAGAAACTATTGAAGAAGCTAAGTTAAGAATGGAAAAAGAATTGAATGGATCTTATAGAGCTATTACAGAAGTTGATTATGAAAATATTGTTCTTTCAACGCCAGGGCTAAGAATTGCTAGAGTAAAAGTGTTATCACTATATAGACCCGGCTTGCTAGGATATCCAAATAAAAAAGCAGAAAATTGTATAACATTAGTAGTTGTTCCTTATAGCGATGAAGAACGACCCATATTAAATAAAATGCAAAAATTAAATATTCAAAAATATATCAATGAATATAGATTAATTACTACAGAAGTACATGTCATGTCTCCAAAATATATTGGGATTACTGTATATGGAGAAGTAGTAGTAAAACCTTATTATAGAAATGGAATAGAAAGTATAAAAAAAGAACTAAAGAAGTTTTTAAACCCAATTGATTCGATTCATCAAAAAAATCAATGGCAGTTTGGAGATACAGTGCATAGAGGGAAACTTTATGATTTAGTCAATGGATTAGGTTGTATAGAATATGTAAAGCGTTTATCCATTAGTGCGAGTGGAACGGAATTTCATAAAAACTCTAATGGAGATATAGAAATTCCTTATTATGGATTAGCTTATTTCAAAGAATGTTATATAGAAATGGTAGTAGATGAATAA
- a CDS encoding CIS tube protein yields the protein MALKKAVIHVHTQPPKKIEVLFNPSEYNLQRSNNYALIKPTGVDSPILQFINGEEETLNLELFFDTYTEFKFDKFKKDVRKEYTNKVFDLMKVNKKLHAPPICTFQWGSLKFKGVVKEVKQTILMFTDEGKPVRAKLDVTFLKYEKLGQQQRNTPRESPDRTKSRVLNQGQHLWMLANEEYDDPRMWRKIAKENNLLNPRKIKTGQVVKVPAID from the coding sequence ATGGCACTTAAAAAAGCTGTAATACATGTACATACGCAGCCACCAAAGAAAATAGAGGTTTTGTTTAATCCAAGTGAATATAATCTACAGCGTTCAAATAATTATGCATTAATAAAACCTACTGGTGTAGATAGCCCAATCCTTCAATTTATTAATGGAGAAGAAGAGACTTTAAATTTAGAATTGTTTTTCGATACTTATACGGAATTTAAATTTGATAAATTTAAGAAAGATGTTAGAAAAGAATATACCAATAAAGTATTTGATCTTATGAAGGTCAATAAAAAATTACATGCACCACCTATATGCACTTTTCAATGGGGATCTTTAAAATTTAAAGGTGTAGTTAAAGAAGTGAAGCAAACTATTTTGATGTTTACGGATGAAGGGAAACCTGTAAGAGCTAAGTTAGATGTTACTTTTTTAAAATATGAAAAACTGGGACAACAACAAAGGAATACACCTAGGGAATCACCAGATCGAACGAAAAGTAGAGTTTTAAACCAAGGGCAGCATTTATGGATGCTTGCCAATGAAGAATATGACGATCCTAGGATGTGGAGAAAGATTGCAAAAGAAAATAACTTATTGAATCCTAGAAAAATCAAAACGGGTCAAGTAGTGAAAGTTCCAGCAATAGATTAA
- a CDS encoding phage late control D family protein, translating to MDKKQYKFENLEKKYDGFRVPAIKVKINGKVLTKSHPFITEIDVDLGIGYEASACTFFVRHIYDKVNRKFNSEMMKKYFKLGNIVEIELGYIKAISVFKGYISSIHTNFTGGEAPYLEIQCMDGKGIMMNNMRSEKKSYKKYSDAAKNVLGKYSKLVKKSKIDPTPKLERTIEQFRESDYDFVVKLAKEINYEFFILRGTAYFRKPRAIKTPIIQLEWDKNLINFSREIGLAEQISEVTVKNYNEKEKKVIKGTANKIIKAGKGKKTAKKTSSLINETTKIVIIDSSIKTEIEAKKRAEAELDKISMKFVTVRGECIGLPEIIPGRYIRLSKLSPEINNDYYILKVNHRVDASGFITSFEAGVNMI from the coding sequence ATGGATAAAAAACAATATAAATTTGAAAATTTAGAGAAAAAATATGATGGTTTTAGAGTTCCTGCTATAAAAGTAAAAATAAACGGAAAGGTTTTAACAAAATCTCATCCGTTTATTACAGAAATAGACGTTGATTTAGGCATTGGATATGAAGCCAGCGCATGTACTTTTTTTGTGAGGCATATTTACGATAAAGTAAATAGAAAATTTAATAGTGAAATGATGAAAAAATATTTTAAGCTAGGAAATATTGTTGAAATCGAATTAGGATATATAAAAGCTATCAGTGTTTTTAAGGGATATATTTCATCTATTCATACAAATTTTACAGGAGGAGAAGCACCTTACTTGGAAATTCAATGTATGGATGGAAAAGGAATTATGATGAATAATATGAGGTCAGAAAAAAAATCATATAAAAAATATAGTGATGCAGCGAAAAACGTACTAGGAAAATATAGTAAACTCGTAAAAAAATCTAAAATAGACCCGACTCCAAAGTTGGAGAGAACTATCGAGCAATTTAGAGAGAGTGATTATGATTTTGTTGTAAAGCTAGCCAAAGAAATAAATTATGAGTTTTTTATACTACGGGGAACAGCATATTTCAGAAAGCCTAGAGCAATAAAAACGCCTATTATACAACTTGAATGGGATAAAAATCTAATCAATTTTTCTAGGGAAATAGGATTAGCAGAGCAAATATCAGAAGTCACAGTGAAAAATTACAATGAAAAGGAAAAAAAAGTTATAAAAGGAACAGCTAATAAAATTATAAAAGCAGGAAAAGGAAAAAAAACAGCAAAGAAAACATCTAGTTTGATCAATGAAACGACTAAAATTGTAATAATAGATTCTTCTATAAAAACAGAAATAGAAGCAAAAAAGAGAGCAGAAGCAGAATTAGATAAAATCTCTATGAAGTTTGTTACCGTAAGAGGAGAATGTATAGGATTGCCTGAGATTATACCTGGTAGATATATAAGATTATCTAAGCTTTCACCAGAGATCAATAATGATTACTATATTTTAAAAGTAAACCATAGAGTGGATGCATCCGGATTTATAACATCTTTTGAAGCAGGAGTGAATATGATATGA
- a CDS encoding baseplate J/gp47 family protein, which produces MIPPNIDHRTKKELIKQFKELSKTYTPEWRFNVDQPDAGTSLAMIFIDMFEQMIYRLNKTPYKNYISFLNMIDTKFLSIIPAEGYITFKLSTGMKDGIYIKKETQVFAVNKDIDERIIFETLGDIFVIPTPIKEIYGVSPKRDEIVHINTMQEDEQLKENFYFFNFDEGNNLQERILFLCSKDVFNINGNSEIVLSFHHNQYVDEEMKISKILGDEKIVEWFYMNEKGLHPFQQIRAIDNKIILHKKDKNAISLQEVEDFENRWIICKLKKQSCIKNMEASSIRIKVRNHDVLPDTIFVNDLEQPVNNFYAFGERFLTYDTLYISSEEVFSKKGASITLSIDFCIEKKEIEVNFPEKEINWKLIMKKSDFREPEKFEISISKVSWEYWNGKGWARLFIEDEYDTVFHTEKEASKRIRFKCPMDMDKTFVNTHDSYWIRVRVIKLENMFKTYGYYLSPFVKKMKLSYDYSMMQLPEKILQKSNMKIEDLTKKIIDTKENIVVFPTIDPMCPAIYIGFDHPPIGKPIKLFFLLNQNQFHEMPILEWQYFSKTGNEKDWKNLSVFDETEYLKKSGIVTFVGPMDFERNNLFGKELYWIRLIDQLGKYNDLNEGFQYPNIKNIFLNTIEISQKETIEEFFSVFPQEENKVCELLNKKVTNQEVWVNEYGYLNEQQMNQFIENKKFELYREKDEEGIVKEIWVKWKPVESFISSDENDRHYTIDSFEGKIFFGNGKNGKIPVAQEADSIKVKYSVSQGSLGNVKSFAIDSVDSTIAYIDKIFNVQDTMGGCDRESLENAIIRGPQKLRHLNKAVSNNDFENLAAEASRKVQSVKCFSNVNDKKKKEPGCITLVVLPKDYNDLAHHFYKLKNRIEEYLKERMPSTLIFSNKLYIVETDYVEISVYAQITTENIEDCFELEQKIAEKVKQFLNPLEGNYKKSGWQIGQIPNKMMIYNYIKSLKKVRSIDRINIFANFISRNKKKEIDIDVFKNKEFAVVVSGQHKINAIIK; this is translated from the coding sequence ATGATACCACCTAATATTGATCATAGAACAAAAAAAGAATTAATAAAGCAATTCAAAGAATTATCGAAGACATATACTCCTGAATGGAGATTTAATGTAGACCAGCCTGATGCGGGAACTTCTTTAGCAATGATCTTTATAGATATGTTTGAACAAATGATTTATCGATTGAATAAGACACCCTATAAAAATTATATTTCTTTTCTAAATATGATAGATACAAAATTTTTATCTATTATACCAGCAGAAGGATATATTACCTTTAAATTAAGTACAGGAATGAAAGATGGTATTTATATAAAAAAAGAAACCCAAGTATTTGCTGTAAATAAGGATATAGATGAAAGAATTATATTTGAGACTTTAGGGGATATTTTTGTAATCCCTACTCCAATAAAAGAAATTTATGGGGTTAGCCCTAAAAGAGATGAAATTGTGCATATAAATACAATGCAAGAGGATGAACAACTAAAGGAAAATTTTTATTTTTTTAATTTTGATGAAGGAAACAATTTGCAAGAACGTATCTTGTTTTTGTGTAGTAAGGACGTTTTTAATATCAATGGAAATTCAGAAATTGTTTTATCTTTTCATCATAATCAATATGTAGATGAAGAAATGAAGATTTCTAAAATTTTAGGAGATGAAAAAATCGTTGAATGGTTTTATATGAATGAAAAAGGATTGCATCCATTTCAGCAGATTAGGGCCATAGATAATAAAATTATATTGCACAAAAAAGATAAAAATGCTATTTCATTACAAGAAGTAGAAGACTTTGAAAATCGTTGGATTATTTGTAAGCTAAAGAAGCAATCTTGCATAAAGAATATGGAGGCAAGTAGTATAAGAATAAAAGTAAGGAATCATGATGTATTGCCAGATACAATTTTTGTAAATGATTTAGAACAGCCTGTAAATAATTTTTATGCTTTTGGTGAACGGTTTTTAACTTATGATACTTTATATATTTCAAGTGAAGAAGTGTTTTCTAAAAAAGGTGCAAGTATCACATTATCTATAGATTTTTGTATTGAAAAAAAAGAAATAGAAGTGAATTTTCCTGAAAAAGAAATCAATTGGAAATTAATTATGAAAAAATCGGATTTTAGAGAACCTGAAAAATTTGAAATAAGTATATCTAAGGTTTCTTGGGAATATTGGAATGGAAAAGGGTGGGCTAGACTATTTATAGAAGATGAATACGATACAGTTTTTCATACGGAAAAAGAAGCAAGTAAAAGGATTCGATTCAAATGTCCTATGGATATGGATAAAACCTTTGTAAATACCCATGATTCTTATTGGATTAGGGTAAGAGTGATTAAGCTTGAAAATATGTTTAAAACCTATGGATATTATTTATCTCCATTTGTAAAAAAAATGAAATTATCCTATGATTATTCAATGATGCAATTGCCAGAAAAAATATTGCAAAAGAGTAATATGAAAATAGAGGATTTGACAAAAAAAATAATTGATACAAAAGAAAATATTGTTGTATTTCCTACTATAGATCCCATGTGTCCTGCTATATATATTGGTTTTGATCATCCCCCAATAGGAAAACCTATTAAACTGTTTTTTTTGTTAAATCAAAATCAATTTCATGAAATGCCTATATTAGAATGGCAGTATTTTTCAAAAACAGGAAATGAAAAGGATTGGAAAAATTTAAGTGTTTTTGATGAAACGGAGTATTTAAAAAAAAGCGGGATCGTTACTTTTGTAGGACCTATGGATTTTGAAAGAAATAATTTATTTGGAAAAGAATTATATTGGATTAGATTAATAGATCAGTTAGGAAAGTATAATGATTTGAATGAAGGATTTCAATATCCAAATATTAAGAATATTTTTCTGAATACAATAGAAATTTCACAAAAAGAAACGATAGAAGAATTTTTTTCTGTTTTTCCACAGGAAGAAAATAAGGTTTGTGAATTATTAAATAAAAAAGTAACCAATCAAGAGGTATGGGTAAATGAATATGGCTATTTAAATGAGCAACAAATGAATCAGTTTATAGAGAATAAAAAATTTGAATTATATAGGGAAAAGGATGAAGAAGGAATTGTAAAAGAGATATGGGTAAAATGGAAGCCTGTAGAATCTTTTATCTCATCAGATGAAAATGATCGGCATTATACCATAGATTCATTTGAAGGAAAAATATTTTTTGGAAATGGTAAAAACGGAAAAATTCCTGTGGCACAGGAAGCTGATAGTATTAAGGTGAAATATAGTGTGAGTCAAGGGAGTCTTGGAAATGTAAAGTCTTTTGCAATAGATAGTGTAGATAGTACCATTGCATATATAGATAAGATTTTTAATGTACAGGATACGATGGGAGGGTGTGATCGAGAATCACTAGAAAATGCTATTATTAGAGGACCGCAAAAGCTAAGGCATTTAAATAAGGCAGTAAGTAATAATGATTTTGAAAATTTAGCAGCAGAAGCATCAAGAAAGGTGCAAAGTGTTAAGTGTTTTTCAAATGTAAATGACAAGAAGAAGAAAGAACCAGGATGTATTACATTAGTTGTATTACCAAAGGACTACAATGATTTAGCTCATCATTTTTATAAACTGAAAAATAGGATTGAGGAGTATCTAAAAGAAAGAATGCCAAGTACATTGATTTTTTCAAATAAGCTATATATTGTAGAAACAGATTATGTGGAAATTTCAGTTTATGCACAGATTACTACAGAAAATATAGAAGATTGTTTTGAATTAGAACAAAAAATTGCAGAGAAAGTAAAACAATTTTTAAATCCTTTGGAAGGAAACTACAAGAAGAGTGGTTGGCAAATCGGTCAGATTCCAAATAAAATGATGATTTATAATTATATAAAATCATTAAAAAAAGTAAGGTCTATAGATAGAATAAATATTTTTGCCAATTTTATTAGTAGAAATAAGAAAAAAGAAATTGATATAGATGTATTTAAAAATAAGGAATTTGCTGTTGTGGTGAGTGGCCAGCATAAAATAAATGCAATCATAAAATAA
- a CDS encoding phage tail protein gives MDFNNMTNLKNMANKVKNHYMDSYTLKKKPTATGKFRFVVQIGPVAVGFSKISGLQSEVKVHTYQEGGVNGAPHYFPENVETGTLVFYKGIGNFNPLSTLFTLVKSGKIPKILGTITLLDENKKPKRMWEFHNAYPVKWIGPELDGLSNEVAVEEIHMVHAGINEIPIGIMSSGYEQAKKIIGKTF, from the coding sequence ATGGATTTTAATAATATGACAAATTTAAAAAATATGGCCAATAAAGTAAAAAATCATTATATGGATAGTTATACATTAAAGAAGAAGCCAACGGCTACTGGAAAGTTTAGATTTGTTGTTCAAATAGGTCCTGTAGCAGTAGGCTTTTCAAAAATATCTGGACTTCAAAGTGAAGTGAAAGTGCATACTTATCAAGAAGGTGGCGTCAATGGTGCTCCTCATTATTTTCCAGAAAATGTTGAGACTGGAACATTGGTTTTTTATAAGGGAATTGGAAATTTTAACCCTTTATCAACTTTATTTACTTTAGTAAAGTCTGGAAAAATTCCTAAAATATTAGGAACGATTACATTATTAGATGAAAATAAAAAGCCAAAAAGAATGTGGGAATTTCATAATGCTTACCCAGTGAAGTGGATAGGACCGGAATTAGATGGTCTAAGTAATGAAGTAGCTGTAGAAGAAATACATATGGTACATGCTGGAATTAATGAAATTCCTATTGGGATCATGTCTTCTGGCTATGAACAGGCAAAAAAAATAATAGGGAAAACTTTCTAA
- a CDS encoding phage tail protein, with protein sequence MSEELKYFSFNQDTDWLKQDHVCLSKSLDSCEKETIWHRVIMDAYIPEETYIKFSYFANESKEVVLNGESINLDQLMMDKSISFQKKLEVLENFWIESILNPMDALLHKAKGRYLWYKLEFVGSEESFPFIKKMRIYFPMQSYLEYLPEIYREDKKSKDFLQRFLGIFQTMFLDMEEEIDHMHKYFDPDMVSKDFLEWLSMWVGIEDHYLWTRDQLKKLVKNAVNLYKKKGTQKGLEEVIELYTGEKPYIIEQFRVKKFMVDQYAKNLLENLYGDHPYMFTILVKSESVRTEKEYMTLKKIIEKYKPAYTQVNLVVLKPFIYMDQHTYLGVNTRLTQLMPLRLDNDSAIPFSTILLEE encoded by the coding sequence GTGAGTGAAGAGTTAAAATATTTTTCCTTTAATCAAGATACAGATTGGTTAAAGCAGGATCATGTATGCTTATCAAAATCATTGGATAGCTGTGAAAAGGAAACTATATGGCATAGAGTTATTATGGATGCCTATATTCCAGAAGAAACATATATTAAATTTTCCTATTTTGCCAATGAAAGTAAAGAAGTAGTTTTAAATGGAGAAAGTATAAATCTTGATCAATTGATGATGGATAAAAGTATTTCCTTTCAAAAAAAGCTAGAAGTATTAGAAAATTTTTGGATAGAAAGTATATTAAATCCAATGGATGCTCTGTTACATAAAGCCAAGGGAAGATACTTATGGTATAAGCTTGAATTTGTAGGGAGTGAAGAAAGTTTTCCTTTTATAAAAAAAATGAGAATATATTTTCCAATGCAATCTTATTTAGAATACCTTCCTGAAATATATAGGGAAGATAAGAAAAGTAAAGATTTCTTACAAAGATTTTTAGGCATATTTCAAACAATGTTTTTGGATATGGAAGAAGAAATTGATCATATGCATAAATACTTTGATCCAGATATGGTCTCTAAAGATTTTTTAGAATGGCTATCTATGTGGGTGGGTATAGAAGATCATTATTTATGGACAAGAGATCAATTGAAAAAACTTGTAAAAAATGCGGTAAATCTCTATAAGAAAAAGGGGACACAAAAAGGGTTAGAAGAAGTTATTGAATTATATACAGGAGAAAAACCTTATATTATTGAACAATTTCGTGTAAAAAAATTTATGGTAGATCAATATGCTAAAAATTTATTAGAAAATTTATATGGAGATCATCCATATATGTTCACAATTCTTGTAAAAAGTGAAAGTGTTCGTACAGAAAAAGAATATATGACATTGAAAAAAATTATAGAAAAATATAAGCCAGCTTATACACAAGTTAATCTAGTTGTATTAAAGCCATTTATCTATATGGATCAGCATACATATTTAGGCGTGAATACAAGACTTACTCAGTTAATGCCATTAAGATTAGATAATGATTCAGCTATACCATTTTCAACAATTTTATTAGAGGAATAA
- a CDS encoding GPW/gp25 family protein, with protein sequence MEDSKSFLGRGWKFPVEVDSKSGKIKMVTYEEDIQEAIKIILMTQKGERVMRPDFGCNMHDYVFSIPDYTTLNLMESEIRQALINWEPRIEEVDVNIHVDGEEANKLWINIDYVVRRTNNPFNLVYPFYLNEGIGR encoded by the coding sequence TTGGAGGATTCAAAAAGTTTTCTAGGAAGAGGATGGAAATTTCCTGTTGAAGTGGATTCGAAAAGTGGCAAAATCAAAATGGTTACATATGAAGAGGACATTCAAGAAGCTATAAAAATTATTTTAATGACCCAAAAAGGAGAACGGGTCATGAGACCGGATTTTGGTTGTAATATGCATGATTATGTATTTAGCATACCAGATTATACTACCCTTAACCTCATGGAATCTGAAATTCGACAAGCCCTTATCAATTGGGAACCCAGGATAGAAGAGGTAGATGTGAATATTCATGTAGATGGGGAAGAGGCCAATAAGCTATGGATAAATATTGATTATGTGGTGAGAAGGACGAATAATCCATTTAATTTAGTATATCCATTTTATTTAAATGAAGGAATTGGAAGGTAA
- a CDS encoding phage tail assembly protein, whose product MAFQTEYSFELPKGYIDESGNLHKKGVMRLATAADEILPMRDPRVQQNPGYLTVILLARVIVKLGDLRAVDTKTIEKLFTADLAYLQDLYGRINQMENPSYPAVCPQCGCKHEVPIDFLIEE is encoded by the coding sequence ATGGCATTTCAAACAGAGTATAGCTTTGAATTACCTAAAGGATACATAGATGAAAGTGGGAATCTTCATAAAAAAGGAGTAATGAGATTAGCAACAGCAGCAGATGAAATATTACCTATGCGTGATCCTAGAGTTCAGCAAAATCCAGGATATTTAACAGTCATATTGTTAGCAAGAGTGATTGTAAAGTTAGGAGATTTAAGAGCTGTTGATACAAAGACAATAGAAAAGCTTTTTACAGCAGATTTAGCCTATTTACAAGATTTATATGGAAGAATTAATCAAATGGAAAATCCATCTTATCCTGCAGTATGTCCACAATGTGGATGTAAACATGAGGTGCCTATCGATTTTTTGATAGAGGAATAG
- a CDS encoding DUF6760 family protein, with the protein MVSYPIDRIYEEVAFIAYYFHWAHDDIMNMEHRERRRWCGEISTIHKKLNDEPENVFDVF; encoded by the coding sequence ATAGTAAGCTATCCTATCGATAGAATTTATGAGGAAGTAGCTTTTATAGCTTATTATTTCCATTGGGCTCATGATGATATTATGAATATGGAGCATAGGGAAAGAAGAAGATGGTGTGGAGAAATATCTACTATTCATAAAAAGTTAAATGATGAACCAGAAAATGTTTTTGATGTATTCTAA
- a CDS encoding phage baseplate assembly protein V → MSIYDLLDNEKKEYNPIAYGVTIGIVTNNKDPDKLGRVKVRLLNRDMDNYETDWIRIVTLMAGKKMGTFFLPEVNDEVLIAFGEGNIHKPYVIGALWNGKDSPPVTNEDGKNNIRKIKTRNGSEIIFNDEENKESIEIHTPKKQSILMDDEKEMIKIYDKNKKNLLEIDIKKGQIHIKGDKKIIVESGSTNIEMNGSSNNIKIESSTSLKIKSQKIDMEASGPMKIKAASLNIQSDATCNIKGAIVKIN, encoded by the coding sequence ATGAGTATTTATGATTTGCTTGATAATGAAAAAAAAGAGTATAACCCTATTGCTTATGGCGTTACCATAGGAATTGTAACAAACAATAAAGATCCAGATAAGTTAGGAAGAGTAAAGGTAAGGCTTTTAAATCGAGATATGGATAACTATGAGACAGATTGGATAAGAATTGTAACTTTAATGGCTGGCAAAAAAATGGGAACCTTTTTTTTACCAGAGGTAAATGATGAGGTACTGATAGCCTTTGGAGAAGGAAATATACATAAACCTTATGTAATAGGAGCTTTGTGGAATGGGAAAGATTCGCCTCCAGTAACGAATGAAGATGGGAAAAACAATATAAGAAAGATTAAGACTAGAAATGGTAGTGAGATTATTTTTAATGATGAAGAAAATAAAGAAAGCATAGAGATTCATACACCTAAGAAACAAAGCATTCTAATGGATGATGAAAAAGAAATGATAAAAATCTATGATAAAAATAAAAAAAATTTATTAGAAATAGATATAAAAAAGGGACAAATCCATATAAAAGGCGATAAGAAAATTATTGTTGAATCTGGATCAACAAATATTGAAATGAATGGGAGTTCCAACAATATTAAAATTGAAAGTAGTACTTCTTTAAAGATTAAATCCCAAAAGATAGATATGGAAGCTAGTGGACCTATGAAAATCAAAGCAGCTTCATTAAATATTCAATCGGATGCTACATGCAATATCAAAGGAGCGATTGTGAAAATCAATTAA
- a CDS encoding phage tail protein: protein MAEHPYRNFRFRLEIDGLEAGGFSEVTGFDANIDVIEYREGDSVITPRKLPGLIKYGNVTLKWGATDSMVLYEWLQGIAEGQVERKTVTITAIDEAGEDAASWQLIEAWPVKYTAPDFNGLGAEVAMETLEMAHEGLTRVQ, encoded by the coding sequence ATGGCGGAGCATCCATATAGAAATTTTAGATTTAGATTAGAAATCGACGGATTAGAAGCTGGTGGATTTAGTGAAGTGACAGGTTTTGATGCAAATATTGATGTGATTGAATATAGAGAAGGAGATTCGGTGATTACTCCTCGTAAATTGCCAGGACTTATAAAATATGGAAATGTAACCCTTAAGTGGGGTGCAACAGATTCAATGGTATTATATGAATGGTTACAAGGGATAGCTGAAGGGCAAGTTGAAAGAAAGACTGTAACGATTACTGCTATTGATGAAGCAGGAGAGGATGCAGCATCATGGCAGCTTATAGAAGCTTGGCCTGTAAAATATACAGCACCAGATTTTAATGGTTTAGGGGCTGAGGTTGCTATGGAAACATTAGAAATGGCACACGAAGGATTAACAAGAGTACAATAA